From the genome of Brassica oleracea var. oleracea cultivar TO1000 chromosome C4, BOL, whole genome shotgun sequence:
TCAACGAGTGAATGACAATCCCGTCACTTTCACTCGTAAAAAAAAAAAATAATAACCAAGTGAATGCGCTTCTACTGCCACTTTCACTAATCCAAAAATGAACTACGAATGGTTTGATCCTCTTCTAGAGGTACGTAGGCAGCCTTAAATGGTCCAGCTATAACAAAACAATCTCCCAACAAGTAGGAGCGCGAATTGTCGTATCACGGTCTCAGCCGATGCGATCGAGACAACATCTTTCAATCACCTTATGATCCTTTGAAGCCAGGTTTGGCCAACCTAACATTTTTAGGATCACTTTAAGATCGAATGAGAACCGCTGTCGCTCGAAACTATAAACGATTATCTTCGAAGTCGAAAGTTATACTTTTTCGAGGACTCGAACTGACGACGTAACGCGTCAAGATTCGATAAGACTGGACAATCGACTCTCCGGTTTAATTCGAAACACTAACCGAATCGTCAAGTCAAAATCGTTAGAATCTAATGTCCGAAACACAATTCAGCGACTCGTCGAAAGGTAACTAGCACTTCCGAGTCCACGAGACTGTGTTTCACGACTAAGGCAAACTTCGTTTAAAAAAAAAGGCTTACTGAAGGTCTGAAACGAAAAACAGCCGCACAGTAAAGAGTTCAGAAATTACATCAACAAAAGCCTCAAAGGGCTAAAAAACATAAAGCTTAAGAAAATCAACAACAACATATGAGGTTAGTCTTCGGCACGATCGGGGTCTTCCTCAACGACTCGAGCTTCGAGCTGATCTGAGGCGCCTCCAGCCTCGTCAGTTGCCGAAGCAGGCGGATTCTCAACTTCGTCGACCACTCCTTTCTCTGTTCCTTGCGGATTATCCCCGGGGACTCGCTCGTCCGATTTTTCACTACCCTCTTCTTCAGCTGAAGAGTCTGAGAGTTCAAGCAGGTCAACAGGCTCCGATCCCGCCTCCTCGAGTCCCAAAGGAGGAGTCGGATTCGCGTCGCTAACTCCGAGTACCGGGATCAACGACTCCTCACCCACGACGAGGTTGGCCATTGACGGGGCAGGGCCCATTACAAGTGGAGCAGTCGTATCCTCGGACCTTTCGACCATGCTAACGACCTCGTGTCCCTGAACAGACGACTCCCCGAGCTCTCTCCCGGTCGGTTTGTTCGACCTTTCAGTCGCATGATCTCCCTGAGAACTAGTTGGAGTTTGGAGGGAAGCCGCGGTTCCTGCGTCAATCAAACCTGCGTTCGACCCATACGGGTAGATCGCTGCCAAAACGTCCTCGTTCAAGAAGGTGGACGGGAGATGAAGCGGAGACAAATAGAGAAGCTCTTCGGGAATCCCGCCAACAGATAAGCGCTTAGCCTCAGCTTCGAACTCCTTCTCCTGCTCAGCAAACAGGTCGATCGTCTCTTGCGGGATATCAATCCCGCTCTCCTTAAGCGCTTCAAGACGCTTCTTCGTTCCAAAGGCTTGGCTCTGCAGGGATCTCGTTGTATCGAAGTCACCATGACGCTTCTCGAGGTCTCGAATTTTAGCAAAACGATGATTGCCTTTTACAATCGTAACTTCGAGAATCCCTCAACCGGTTGACCTCCTTCAGATGCCTTAAAGTCGTGGCCACCCTCTTCTCCTCCAAAGCAGTTTTCTCTTTTTCCAAAGCAGCTCTCTCTCGTTTGAGCCCTCTGATCTTCTCACCGACATTTTTGAACTTGTCATTCATCTCCCCGAACTTCTCCATAAACTTCTCCTTCTGAGCTTTCTTCCCTGCGAGTAACCGACTCTGCTCCGCTGCTGCCTTGTCGATCGCCGCCCTGAATTCACTCATCTTGCGATTGAGAACCATGTCCCTCGCTCGCACGAGTCTGTCAGATTGCTTCAGTTTGGAGATGGTCTCCTTAAGGGATGTGTCGCCCAACTCAACGACGTAGTTCATGCTCCCATCGCTCTGCACAAACAAAGGGGAGGATCAAAACTAAGAATATAGAGAAGGCGAGACGAAGAGAGTAATCCTTACCAAAACCTTAGTCCTCGCTGCATCAACATATGCGTCTTTGAAGAGGAGATCTTTAACAGGAGGCATATCCTTGGCGCCACCTCGAATTTGTCGAATAAGCTCAGCACATTCCGACGGAGCGTAAGCAAGTGGAGTGTCGCCGTCATACTTGAATTCAACGCGATCGCGGAATTTAATTCGACGTTCCTCCGAGGCTGAGCCACCCCCCGTGGTCGTCGGAGGCGCCACCGAAGGAGTCTTTGCAGCAGAAGCGGACGCATCACTCCCACAGGAAGGTTTCTTCCTCTTCTCTAGCGGGATGTTCGGGGAACCGCTCGACTCAATGACAACTTGAGTCGCAGCATCACGAGAAGAGCCCTCATGAACAACATGTTCGTGACCCTCAGCGTCCCTGATAAGTTTCGACTGCCCCTCAGTAGACTTCTTCCTCTTTTTCTTCTCCTTCTTCTTCTTCTTCCTCGGAGGTTCATCAGACCCAGTCCTCGCTTGGGCATCGATTGAAGCAGAAGAATCGGGAGCATACCTTTTCTTTTTATTACCGTCTGTCACAGATGGCTCGGCAGTCTCTCGTTCGGAAGACTGCATGAGGTCCTCCCTCGAGGATTCGATGTTGATTGGGCCTACAGGTGGTCCCGAGGAAACAGCAGGAGGGGGAGGCTCTGAAGGAGTCATCTCACCAGGAGTCTCCTTACTAGGAGTCGTCTCACCAGGAGTCGTCTCACTAAGAGTCGTCTCACCAGGAGTCGTCTTACTAGGAGTCATCTCACCGGGAGTCGCAGAAGACGTCTTTTTCCCTCTGCTCAGCTTCTTCTTGATTAGTGCGCTCAAGTCCGGAAGTTTGTTCATCTTCCTAGCTGTGTTGATCACCTTTTGCTCGGCCTGATTGAATATCGAAAAGCGCCACTTGTTGCCGGTAATCAAAGGTGGTAAATCGGATCTCCAGTCCCCTGCAAGAGGTCGACGAGTCAGATCCGGACAAAGGCCTCGAGTGAACAGACGCGAGCCAGGAAAAATATGTAATCACGAAAAGAAAACTTACTCTTCGAAATCCTATCGATGGCTCCTCGAATCCTCTCGACGGTGATGTCATTCCAACTTACTTGAACACGCGACACGACGGCACGAGAGTTAGCAATGAACTCTTCTGGATAGGAGGCCGAATCTGGGTGATCGACTGCAATCAAACGAGGACTCGTCAGTCAGAAAACAAAAGAAAGAAACAGTCGATAAACTAACAACAGAGCTCTACCGAGCTTATGATTCCATAAAAATCGAAAGGAATCGCCGGGCGGCTCCTCGAAGGCGAAACCATCAGATTTGACGTAAAAATAGAGGCGCTGCCAATTGGCCGTCCTGCTGGGGTGGTCAACAATCACATTGTAGTTGGGCCTCATCTGAATAGAGAACAATCCGTCCCCCGTAAACTTAACGTAGGTCAGCTCTTCAAGAGTCCGCACGCTCATTGAGATATCGATCTCCGCCGCCGTCACCATCAACGCTACCGAAATACGGAACGCGCCATTCAAGAACTGGCTCATCGCTGCATCACGACGTCTCGCATAAGATGTGATGAGTCGAGGAATCGGAAACCAGAGCTTGGTCTCGCTCTGAAAGTATGACTCGTAGACACACTGAAACCCGAAGGAGGGGACCACGGCCTCTGAGACCTCGTCAGGATTAGGAAAGTCACTCCGACTCCTCCGCACTCTCTCAGCAAAGCTTTCACGCTGCTAGGAGTCGAACGAGTCTCCTGGACGTTCTCCCACGTTTGTCCTTCCACGACAGGAGAACGCATCTGAGGCGTATCCATGTTCTCCGTATCCATCATGGCTTCACGATGAATCGTCTCGAAGTCAGAGGGAGAGTTCGACTCGACGACACGAGCAGGACTCGATTCGGTCGCTCTCGCCACAGCCTTCCCTTTCTGTGCCCTGGAAAGCCTACCGCTACCGCCCGACGACATTCTCAAAGAACTAAGACTACAAAGTTAGAGAGAGAAGCGGAAAGCAAGAGAGAGAAAGTACCTGAACCTGATGAAGAGTGGAGAAAATGAGATGCGAGGGGGGTATTTATAAGGGAAGGAGCGCATCGCACCCCGAGGCGTCATCATTAGGCCTAGTTGGGCTAGACCAGCCCATTTGGGCGCGTGAAGCTCACCACGACTTGTGACGTTTCGACTTCTCGAGGAAAACCAAGACCGGTTTGAATCGAGACCAATAGTCGAAATCAAAACCGGAAGAAACCGCCGGTCCAAATCGAATCGGTCAAATCACGGAGTGAGAATAAATGAGCTGCTCACACAGTCGAGGAATCGAGTGAGATCATAAACCTGGAACGATTGTCTTGCAAACCCTACTTCCAAATGCGCTGAGTCGGCTACGCTAAAACTTGGGGGACTTACTGTTGGGTATGGGCTTAGCCCTCCCAAAAGGCCCAGAAGAAAATTATCCAGACACATGATCACAACAAAGAAAGTCAGCTCGTCGACTTGCGAGCCGGTGATCGACTCAGCTTTAGACTGCTTTTGATCGGCGAGACGACCAACTGAAAGTCGTCGGCTCGATGACTCGTGTCAGCGGCCCGACACCTCGGCCCAACCACTCGAGGAGACCCGTCAGGACAGAGCACATTAGGTTAACGAGCATGTGTCTATAAAAGCAGGAGAAAAGGCAACATGGGGGGATCCGCAAACTATTACACTCACTTTCGGCTAGATTTAGGGTTTCTTATCTTACTTCTCGCCGACTTGTACGGTCCGACGAACCAGCTTTCGCCGGACTAATTCCTTTTGGTCTCTCCCCCTTTTGTAACACTGTTTCGACTCATTGATCTGATAAAATACGTCTTTGTCTTGACCCACCGACGAGAACTTGTCATTTCTCTTTACTAGTTTATCGACTGTCTCGGTTCAAACAGTTTTCTCTCTCCCATGAACAGAGCTCTCGATCTCATCCGTTGAAGCTCCTCGACCGTGGTCTTCTCTCTTGTATGAACGGAGAGCTCTATGTCACAGCGTCTGTATCTCTCTCACATTAATGGAGTCGTAGCGTCTGTATCTCAGATGAAGCTTCTACGACCGTGGACTATCACTGATGAAGTTTTTCTGATGAAGCTGGTGATGCTTCTACTTCTTAGTCTCACGATTGATTCCTCTCTGTCCTGTCAAGATAATCTATGTCTTTTCTGCCCATAGATATGACTATGGGCTAACCTCATCTGCACAACTTGAGTACTTATATGCGTTTTGTAGATTATAGTCAGAGTGAAGCCTCTAAGCAGAGGTGATGAAGAGGAGATGATAGTTAAAAAGATCTCCTCCACTGATGCCCTCACAATAAATGAGCATACTTTTCACTCTCAATTAAATCGCTGACCCGGACTCAACTCAGGTAAGCATTTAGTTTTCATGATGGATGTGCACTTGTCTCGCATGTGATTTAGATAGGCCAAGTCCTTAGTATTCTTTTTTTTTTTTTTGGTCGAAGCCAAGTTCTTAGTATTCTTGTATGCTTTGCAGGATGAAATATTTCAGCTTGTGGGAGCCCCTCTTGTAGAAAAATGTCCGGCTGGATTTAACAGTTCTGGATTTGAAAGTTTAATCTTTGATCAAATTTGTTATTTACATTTATTTGTTTAAATATGTGTACATGAACATAGAGTAGGATGTGTTATATCATGTGTACACTCTCAGTGTGGAAAATCTTATGTGTACACTCCCAGTGTGGACAATCTTCTCAATCCACGTGTACACACGATCCATGTACAACTATTTTTCTTGTACACATGTAATGCAAACGTATTTTGGTTGAATTCATCTCTTTTGATTACATAACATATGACTTACCGTCTAAATAAAGTATACTTAAATCCTTAAAAAAAATAAGACACATAAAGTATTAAATCATTTACTTTGTGCTATACGACTTCGATTGATATTAGATGATTTTAGCCCTTCAAATTTTCAAAACCTGCAAATATATGTTATAACCATATGGGTGTACCGATCAACCAATGTACACTGTGGACAGTGAAATACGTGTGTATACGTTGACAATGTAAACCTTACAAATACTTAAATTTGCAAATTTATGGAAAAAAATTCGGTGTATATATAAAACATTGTACAAGTGAACTGGTGTACATGTGAATCATTGACCATGAGACTGAAAATTTTTGGGTTTTCATTAAAAAGAGATCTTACAATTTTCCTACATTGACCATCACTTTGTACGATTTCAGCTTATATATACACTACAAAATACATTTTCAATGCAAAGAGTTTTACTTAGAATCAACAGTCTTCCTGCTACTTTATATTATATACCCAAAACATCTGAAAATATCATAGTATCATGCCAGAGACATTCATCCAACATGTCAAAAACACACGACATATGTATACGTTCCAAGTTGTACATATACTCGCTTGTACACATGTACGCACTACGTGTTGTATACATGTACACGCTTGTTTGTGTACACGTAACATCCTAGCATTTTTTTTTAAAAGCACAAAAGCCTTAAACAAACAACATCAAGAACACGTACACCTCCGAGCGGCCAGTTTGAAGAGCTTCCCAAAACAAGAACCCACCTATCCATATCTGGTGAGCCCTCCAACACATCTCTTACGAACAGTAGGTAATCCACCTTAGAATAATTATTGAGCCTTCGACTAGAAAAACGGTCAGTCGGAAAAATCCTCACCGGAACCCGATCGTTAACCTCTTGACATGCGCCGTATGTACACAAAATAGCACAGTTTACGATTAGGTTAAGAACAATCCAATCAAATTTTAACAAAAAACTAAACCGACCAAGAAATCTACAAACCTTTGGCGGTCTCCTTCCCTTGCCGGTTGCGTCTTCGTCACCGGATAAACGTAGCAAGTTCAGAACTCGGAATCGCCGTCGCCTCTAACTATCGCTTTTCCCTCGATTTTTTTTCTCTTTCAACCCTCGGTTATCGTATCATGAAATAATAGTAAAAAAAGATAACTTCTCTTCTATTAAATCCAGTTAAGCTTTTGTCTCGGGTCCACAACTCCCTATTTCGAAATTCAAAACATGCTAAAAGACAAAAGAATATGCAACTAAAAACTTTTTTTTTTAACGATGATTTATTATGATATTACAATTATTACAATTATAAAAAATATTATATAGACGATCCGACAACTGACAATACTATCTGCCTTATAAGGATATACGCCTAACTACATCACCTGAGCCATCCTACGAATATTACATCTGACCGAGTTTACTTGTACTATGTTGAAGATATTTTATAAATATTTCTTTCGTAGTCGGTACAATTATTTAATAAATCGTTTTTTCTGGAGATTGAAACCTAGATCTGCTGGTGTAAAAACATAAATGAACCTTAATTAAACCATTGGACCAAAGAAACTTCCACGCTGAAAAGTCTAAACTCAGTTACGCTTTTACAAGAACAAGTTAAGTCATTAGCCATATAAAGTACTTTACCTCAGTAGGACCTGATGTGATATTAAAACTCAATAAGTGACCTAATATGTTGAAAAAACTCTTGAAATTGTGTGATACCATAATTAATTTAAAAAATGCGTGTAGATTTCAATATTTTACGAAGTTGATTAACGTATGAGTCAGAAAGGCCTATCTAAATAAGGCCCAAGGGAATGAATACAGACTCCGAAACACAAATATGCACACAATTTTGTTCCAAGGAAAACAAAAGTTAGTGGCTTCGGTTTCTTATCGAATCTCTGGGTTTCGAAGAAATTAGGGTATTCTTATTGTATAATCTGCAGGAGGAATCACTGAGCCTTTTCGTTCTAATTGGAAGATATGGTAATCATTTCACTAACCCTCCCCTCCCTTCTCTTCACTGTTTCGAATTTTACGATCAAATGTTACACTAAATAACGAATCATCATTTGATTTGTGGTTCTCCAGTGGCTTGTCTTGACACTGATATTGATTTGATTTTATTTTTTGGAATGGTCAATTTCAGTTTTAGTGTTTATATCTGTTGCAGGCGACTCTTGATGATTCTTTCCTCGCAGACCTTGATGACTTATCTGACAATGAAGCAGAAGTGGTTAGTTTTTGTTTGGTCTACAATGTATTTGATTCAGCTATCGTTTTTAATTGTAGTTTTTCAATTAGGATGAGTCTGATGGTGATGATGGAAAGGATGGAGAAGATATTGACATGGACATGGCAGACTTAGAAACCCTTAACTACGATGATCTCGATTCCGTTTCTAAGCTCCAGAAATCGCAGAGATATCTTGACATTATGCAGGTTTCAAAGATTTTAACTTTTTTAAGCTCTTTCTTTATGTCTTGAAGACTTGTTTGACTACTTGTTACTTCCATTCTTTGATCATTGATCTGATGATTTATGTATTTCAGAAAGTGGAAGAGGCTCTGGGAAAGGATTCTGATGGAGCTGAGAAAGGAACTGTGCTAGAAGATGATCCTGAATACAAGCTAATCGTGGATTGCAACCAGCTCTCAGTTGACATTGAGAATGAGATTGCCATCGTCCACAACTTCATCCGTGACAAGTACAGACTCAAGTTTCAAGAGCTTGAATCGCTGGTAAACCACCCTATTGATTATGCCCGCGTTGTCAAAAAAATAGGGAATGAGACGGATTTAACACGTGTTGATCTTGAAGGCCTTCTTCCATCTGCTATTATCATGGTTGTTTCAGTTACTGCCTTAACCACTAAAGGGAGCCCACTGCCAGAGGAGGTCCTGCAGAAGACTCTAGAGGCTTGTGATCGAGCTCTAGATCTTGATTCCGCAAGGAAGAAGGTTCTCAACTTTGTTGAGAGTAAGATGGGGTCTATCGCACCAAATCTGTCCGCCATTGTCGGGAGTGCGGTTGCAGCTAAGCTCATGGGGACTGCTGGAGGTTTGTCAGCGCTTGCTAAAATGCCTGCCTGTAATGTTCAAGTTCTTGGCCAAAAGAGGAAGAACCTTGCTGGGTTCTCTAGTGCAACCTCGCAGTCCCGCGTGGGTTATCTGGATCAGACCGAGATTTTCCAAAGCACGCCTCCTGCGCTTCGGATGCGTGCTGGCAGGATCTTGGCTGCAAAGTCTACTTTGGCAGCAAGAGTTGATGCTACTAGGGGAGACCCATCAGGAACAAATGGAAAAGCTTTGAGGGAAGAGATCCGTTAGAAGATTGAGACGTGGCAAGAACCTCCTCCTGCAAGGCAGCCTAAGCCACTTCCTGTTCCTGATTCCGAGCCTAAAAAGAGAAGAGGTGGTCGCCGTCTAAGGAAAATGAAAGAAAGGTATATGTGGCCTTAATGACTGTAGATGGAAATTATACTACTTGCTACATTCTTACATTTCTTTTCAAATCAGGTATGCAGTGACAGACATGAGGAAGCTTGCCAACAGGATGGCGTTTGGTACACCCGAAGAGAGCTCTCTTGGTAGAATAAACTCTTACCATAAACTTTTTAATATGATCACTTTATGTGAGACACTGAATCTAATACCTGCTCTTGATCATGATGATGATGATAGGTGATGGATTAGGTGAAGGATATGGAATGCTTGGCCAGGCTGGGAGCAACAGGCTGCGTATATCCAGTGTTCCCAGCAAGCTAAAGATTAATCCTACCATCGCCAAAAAGTAAGTGTACCTCTATTTCTCCTGTTTTTCAACTCTTGTTTCTTTTTTCTGTATTTTATTGATCTTTAATGACCGCCATCTCCTGTTCTTCAGTGCATCTCATTGTGATTATATGTTTTATCAATGGCTTTTTTCAGGCTGAAAGAAAGAAATTATGCAGGTGGTGCCACTACCTCTGGTTTGACTTCGAGTCTGGCTTTTACTCCTGTGCAGGTAAACAACCATTTCATCGATTCTCTTCATGAGTTTCTCAGCTTTTGTGCTGTATTGACTTAAGAAACTCCAATTTGAATCTGATTGTGCAGGGAATAGAGCTGTGCAATCCTCAACAGGCTTTAGGATTAGGCAGTGGGACTCAAAGTACTTACTTCTCAGAGTCGGGGACCTTCTCTAAGCTCAAGAAGATATAAACTTGCCAAAGAGAACTTTTTCTCAAAGTGTTGAAAGATGAGTGTGGAAGTGTGAGACACAAGTGGTGTTTAATTGCTTTCTATTTCTCTTTTATGTTTTAAGGTTTCTCTACCGAATCACTTTTATGGCATCACCGGACATGTTTAATTGGTCTGGTTTGATTTGGTTTGAAGTATAGTTTTTTGGTTGTGGAATAGAATCTATCGGTTAAGAATGGATTAGTTTGGTATGTTTCTTGGTATCTAATTATATTTTAGCATTTTAAATATTTTGTGAAAATGAAAGGATTATAATAAAAAATATCAAGATGGGTCCTCCAGAAATTTTTTATAAGAAAACTGCACAAGTCCATAGTTTATTGAAAACTTTCTGACCGAAGAAATATTATAAAGAACAACACCAAAATGCACTCCCTAGTCTCTACTCTAGAGTCCTAATCAATAAAAAAATAAAACAAATCATTTTATTTAACTTCTCTTTTTTTCTCTCTTTCTCTATATTCTTTTAACTTCTTTCTGCAGCTTCCTTAATCAAAAGTCGATCTCAGTGGCCGGTGGCTTATAGTCGCTGGTCATCAAACATTTTTGTTTTTGTTGTAAATAACTTCGATCTAAAGATCGATTATATGTTTCCGTGAGGTCGGAGTTCATTTTTACTAGGCTACTTTCGGAGTGTTTCTAATCTCAACCTTTCGTTAGGTGATTTTTGAAGGGATTCTAATCTTAACCTTTCGCTGTTTCTTCATTCAATCCCGATGATTTCTCATCAGATATCCGAGTCAACTTAATCTCTTTAGATAGGAATCTGTCTTTGTTGATATTAGTTTAGCCGTCTTTAGCGTTGAGGTAAAGCTTCTTTGATTAAAGAGAGAGTTTGTGTTCTGAATCGTATGTAAAGCTTGCACTTATAAAGAACTGCAAATGTAATTCCTTCAAGAACAAGC
Proteins encoded in this window:
- the LOC106336558 gene encoding U4/U6 small nuclear ribonucleoprotein Prp31-like encodes the protein MATLDDSFLADLDDLSDNEAEVDESDGDDGKDGEDIDMDMADLETLNYDDLDSVSKLQKSQRYLDIMQKVEEALGKDSDGAEKGTVLEDDPEYKLIVDCNQLSVDIENEIAIVHNFIRDKYRLKFQELESLVNHPIDYARVVKKIGNETDLTRVDLEGLLPSAIIMVVSVTALTTKGSPLPEEVLQKTLEACDRALDLDSARKKVLNFVESKMGSIAPNLSAIVGSAVAAKLMGTAGGLSALAKMPACNVQVLGQKRKNLAGFSSATSQSRVGYLDQTEIFQSTPPALRMRAGRILAAKSTLAARVDATRGDPSGTNGKALREEIR